Proteins encoded in a region of the Vitis riparia cultivar Riparia Gloire de Montpellier isolate 1030 chromosome 7, EGFV_Vit.rip_1.0, whole genome shotgun sequence genome:
- the LOC117919087 gene encoding F-box/kelch-repeat protein At3g24760 has translation MSDSHLDWTLLGSDLTALILSHLPIASIIRASAVCKLWRSIISTPSFSNLLSTSAHHHPWFFLLGQSNILLKNNQSFAFDPDSNLWLPLPPSLLFPPPHYHHHSLIGSNGLVLSTTSSSRFLFSPILSKSWHLTSPLRFPRSNPLVGVFSDGSGSTKFIVVGGVRFIGGLVDIEDRLDVEIYTPNLDAWELCPPLPVDFRSGNSSQWLCSALYKGKFYVFGIYSCFISAFHLTKHFWTEVQTLRPPGVSFSFLIACRDQLVLAGLCNSPRGPSVNLWRVDEETMEFSEIAIMPQDLLYKLFDGYGDDKFASLKCVGLGNLIYVFNEEYHKSYPACVCEINSGTGKCSWRRIPHLPKPVNQFHKVISFCSTIPLGNILRIGEEEIGA, from the coding sequence ATGTCAGATTCGCACTTGGACTGGACGCTCCTGGGTTCTGACCTAACAGCACTCATCCTCTCCCACCTTCCCATCGCCTCCATCATCCGCGCCTCCGCCGTCTGCAAGCTCTGGCGCTCCATCATCTCCACCCCCTCCTTCTCCAACCTCCTCTCCACCTCCGCCCACCACCATCCATGGTTTTTTCTCTTGGGACAGAGCAACATCTTACTCAAGAATAATCAGTCCTTTGCCTTCGACCCTGACTCCAACCTCTGGctccccctccccccctcccttctcttccctccTCCCCACTACCACCACCACTCCCTCATCGGCTCTAACGGCCTCGTTTTGTCCACTACCTCCTCTTCCCGCTTCCTCTTCTCCCCAATTCTTTCCAAATCCTGGCACCTCACCTCCCCCCTCCGTTTCCCCCGCTCCAACCCTCTTGTCGGTGTTTTCTCAGATGGGTCTGGGTCCACAAAGTTTATCGTGGTGGGTGGCGTCAGATTCATTGGTGGGTTGGTGGACATTGAAGATAGATTGGATGTTGAGATCTACACCCCCAATTTGGATGCTTGGGAGCTTTGTCCGCCGCTGCCGGTGGATTTCAGATCTGGGAATTCATCGCAGTGGCTGTGCTCAGCTTTATACAAGGGAAAATTCTACGTGTTTGGAATATATTCTTGCTTCATTTCTGCCTTCCATTTGACCAAACACTTCTGGACCGAGGTCCAGACGCTAAGGCCGCCCGGCGTGTCGTTTTCGTTCCTCATCGCCTGCCGGGACCAGCTTGTGCTGGCTGGGCTCTGCAACTCGCCCCGCGGGCCGTCGGTGAATCTGTGGAGGGTTGATGAGGAGACGATGGAGTTCAGTGAGATTGCCATTATGCCTCAGGATTTGCTGTACAAATTGTTTGATGGTTATGGGGATGACAAGTTTGCAAGCTTGAAATGCGTGGGGTTGGGGAATTTGATCTATGTGTTCAATGAAGAGTACCACAAGAGTTACCCGGCTTGTGTTTGTGAAATTAACAGTGGGACTGGCAAGTGCAGCTGGAGGAGAATCCCCCATTTGCCCAAACCTGTCAATCAGTTTCACAAAGTCATTAGCTTTTGCTCCACCATTCCCCTTGGGAATATTCTCCGGATTGGAGAGGAGGAAATAGGGGCCTGA